Proteins co-encoded in one Oncorhynchus masou masou isolate Uvic2021 chromosome 22, UVic_Omas_1.1, whole genome shotgun sequence genomic window:
- the LOC135508965 gene encoding transmembrane and coiled-coil domain protein 3-like yields the protein MMKHRERNTTPTQIPKPNRETDSMIMATADSAVRSLSEVEKYLNSRNEMAERSSGEGNSLNIPESMCRGSSENNLDLDLSGIPDSQRYLDSSHRSLDSSYRSLPPGLNSLQQKILRVTEELKIEQEARDDNVAEYLKLVNSADKQQVGRIKQVFEKKNQKSAHSIANMQKKLEQYHKKMKDSSEKDASSKHHSSPKETSKDRLSLTDMSSGSGRHPTDKIKTVGPGVSLSPPFFFSKPRDFANLLRNKFGSADNIAHLKTSLDTPNSFRCEGTGRALSGSVTIGDGKTATPAATTTPKYTSDDECSSGTSLSADSNGNTLAHGVGLGLEGGSGAAVTPGQSLEVGDGQGRLDMTMEEVREIRETQGQLEEDMETLRTQFKKDYGFITQTLQEERYRYERLEDQLNDLTELHQAETADLKQELASIEERVAYQAYERARDIQEALESCQTRVSKLELQQQQQQTVQLESSDARVLLGKSINIMLALVTVILVCVSTAAKFAAPLLRSRRHVMGTFLGMCLLALFWRNWDNFQRAVESVLVSA from the exons GCTGAAAGGAGCAGTGGCGAAGGGAACAGCCTGAACATTCCGGAGTCAATGTGTCGAGGCAGCTCGGAGAACAACCTAGATCTAGATCTGAGCGGCATCCCAGACTCCCAACGCTACCTAGACTCCTCCCACCGCAGCTTAGACTCCTCCTACCGCTCCCTGCCCCCCGGACTCAACAGCCTGCAGCAGAAGATCCTCCGG GTGACTGAAGAGTTGAAGATTGAGCAGGAGGCTCGTGATGACAATGTGGCTGAGTACCTGAAATTGGTGAACAGTGCCGACAAGCAGCAG GTGGGACGCATCAAGCAGGTGTTTGAGAAGAAGAACCAGAAGTCAGCCCACAG CATCGCCAACATGCAGAAGAAGCTGGAGCAGTATCATAAGAAGATGAAGGACAGCAGTGAGAAGGACGCCAGCTCCAAACACCACAGCAGTCCCAAGGAGACCTCCAAGGACAGGCTGAGTCTCACCGACATGAGCAGTGGTAGTGGACGACACCCCACGGACAAGATCAAGACTGTAGGGCCTGGCGTCTCACTCTCACCGCCATTCTTCTTCAGCAAGCCCCGCGACTTTGCCAACCTCCTCAG GAACAAGTTTGGCAGTGCCGACAACATCGCCCACCTCAAGACCTCCCTGGACACGCCCAATTCCTTCCGCTGTGAAGGCACTGGGCGGGCCCTGAGCGGCAGTGTCACCATCGGGGATGGGAAGACCGCGACCCCCGCCGCCACAACGACCCCCAAGTACACCAGCGACGACGAGTGTTCCTCTGGCACGTCCCTGTCTGCGGACAGCAACGGGAACACCTTGGctcatggggttgggctgggtcTAGAAGGCGGTTCGGGGGCTGCAGTGACTCCTGGACAGAGCCTGGAGGTTGGGGACGGCCAGGGCAGGCTTGACATGaccatggaggaggtgagggagatcAGGGAGACCCAGGGGCAGCTGGAGGAGGACATGGAAACACTCAGGACCCAGTTCAAGAAAGACTACGGTTTCATCACCCAGACGCTACAGGAGGAAAGATACAG GTATGAGCGGTTGGAGGACCAGCTGAATGACCTGACAGAGCTCCACCAGGCGGAAACAGCCGACCTGAAACAGGAGCTGGCAAGCATCGAGGAGAGAGTAGCCTACCAGGCCTATGAAAGAGCCAGGGATATACAG GAAGCTCTAGAGTCGTGTCAGACGCGGGTCTCTAAACTAGAGctccagcagcagcaacaacaaactGTACAGCTCGAGTCCAGTGACGCCAGGGTGCTTCTGGGTAAGAGCATCAACATCATGCTCGCCCTCGTCACCGTGATCCTCGTGTGCGTCTCCACGGCCGCCAAGTTCGCCGCACCCCTCCTGAGGAGCCGACGCCACGTGATGGGCACCTTCCTGGGCATGTGTCTGCTGGCGCTATTCTGGAGGAATTGGGATAATTTTCAGCGTGCTGTGGAGAGTGTCCTAGTGTCAGCCTAA